From the genome of Psychrobacter sp. M13:
TTAGACAACTATAATCATTAAAGAGAGTCCTATGACCACTTCAAAAGTAACTTATCAAGGCGAACTGCGTACCACAGCGGTACACTTGCAATCAGCTAACGAGATTATAACGGATGCACCTGTCGATAATCATGGTAAAGGTGAGGCGTTTTCGCCAACTGATCTATTAGCGACTAGCTTAGCCAGTTGTATGCTGACTATCATCGGTATCAAAGCGGCTGACATGGAGATTGATGTCACAGGCACTACCGCTGAAGTGACTAAAGTAATGTCAGCTGATCCTAGACGCGTGAGTGAAGTGCATGTCGCTATCACCTTTAATCAAGCGCTTGATGATAAGACGCAAAAAATATTCTATAACACGGCGCTCACTTGCCCAGTAGCTAAGAGCATCCATCCTGATATCATTCAAAATATCACTATAAAATGTGCTGATGAGTCTTAGTATGACGATTAAAAGTATGACCACCAAAACCTTGCTTATCGTTGCTCATGCACCATCGCCAAATACTAAAAAGCTAGCACAGACCGCTTTTAATGGTGCTAATCATCCTGACCTCGATATTAATGTGATAATGAAGTCGCCACAGGATACGTATCCAGAAGATGTGCTAACAGCGGATGCTTTATTACTGGGGACGACTGAAAATTTGTCCTATATGGCAGGATTGACCAAGGACTTTTTTGATCGCTGTTATTATCCAGTGTTAGAGCACAAACAAGGCATGCCGTTTGCGCTTTATATACGAGCAGGATTCGATGGTACAGGTACCAAACTGGCTATGAAAACGATTATCACAGGATTGCGTTGGAACCAAGTTCAAGAAACTTTAATCTTAAAAGGGGATTGGCAAGAAGTATTCACTGAGCAAGTCGAAGAGTTAGCCATGACTCTTGCTGCTGGTGTAGAAGCGGGAATTTATTAATAATTTTACTTCAAAGCCAAATATTTTATGTTTGCATAAGTGACAAAGGTCTATTCTATGAGAAGCCATGATAATAACTTTAAGAGCTTGAACACTCATCTACCTTGTTCGCAAGCCTGTGAAAATAATAAGCAAGCTATTCTTGAAGTGTTAGAAAAAGAGCTCGCAGGACGTTCGCATGTGTTAGAAGTAGGCTCGGGAACGGGTCAGCATAGCGTATATTTTGCGCCAAGATTATCGCATTTGCAGTGGCAAACGAGTGATGTTATTAATAACCATCAGGTCATTCAAGCTTGGCATAATAGCTATCCTGCACCGAATTTACACGCGCCATTAGCGTTTGATTTGATAACAGATACTATGCCTGCCTATAAAAGCAGTAAACCATTCGACGCAGTCTTTAGCGCTAATACCTTACACATTATTGCTTGGTCTTTGGTTGAACGCTTGTTTAAATTGGTTGGGGAGGCGCTACCCATAGACGGTAAGTTGATTATATACGGGCCTTTTAATGAAAACGGTTTATATACTAGCGCCAGTAATCAAAGTTTTGATTTTTCATTAAGACAGCGCGAACCTAGCAGTGGCATTCGTAATAAAGAAGACATTACTGCCTTAGCAAAGCAGCATCATTTAACCTTAGAAAATGAATATCAGATGCCAGCAAACAATCAAATATTGGTCTTTAAAAAATAACCGCTACCTTTTATAGTAAGCGGTTATTTGAATTTAGAACCCTAGCCCGTATTACGTAAGCCCGCTGCTAAAGCATTAATACTGCGAATTAAGGGGTCTTCTACCGCGAGTCTATCATTATTATCAGTGTCAGAAGTATCTTGCTCACGCATCCGCTTCAGTAGCTCGATTTGAATATAGTTTATCGGATCCAAATAAGCATTACGCCATTTTAAT
Proteins encoded in this window:
- a CDS encoding OsmC family protein, which produces MTTSKVTYQGELRTTAVHLQSANEIITDAPVDNHGKGEAFSPTDLLATSLASCMLTIIGIKAADMEIDVTGTTAEVTKVMSADPRRVSEVHVAITFNQALDDKTQKIFYNTALTCPVAKSIHPDIIQNITIKCADES
- a CDS encoding flavodoxin family protein, producing the protein MTTKTLLIVAHAPSPNTKKLAQTAFNGANHPDLDINVIMKSPQDTYPEDVLTADALLLGTTENLSYMAGLTKDFFDRCYYPVLEHKQGMPFALYIRAGFDGTGTKLAMKTIITGLRWNQVQETLILKGDWQEVFTEQVEELAMTLAAGVEAGIY
- a CDS encoding DUF938 domain-containing protein, giving the protein MRSHDNNFKSLNTHLPCSQACENNKQAILEVLEKELAGRSHVLEVGSGTGQHSVYFAPRLSHLQWQTSDVINNHQVIQAWHNSYPAPNLHAPLAFDLITDTMPAYKSSKPFDAVFSANTLHIIAWSLVERLFKLVGEALPIDGKLIIYGPFNENGLYTSASNQSFDFSLRQREPSSGIRNKEDITALAKQHHLTLENEYQMPANNQILVFKK